A segment of the bacterium genome:
GCAATTAACAGGCCCACAAGTAAGCCTATTCTAAATAACAGTTTAACTTATTATCAAAAAATGAAAAATTATGTAAAACAACCCCTAAACATGGAATTTATTCTTCATTGTCCATACGTAGTTTTTCCAAAACAGAATAATCTTCCAATGTAGTCGTATCACCCACAGTTGTACTACCAGAAGCTATCTCACGAAGCAAACGCCTCATAATCTTACCGCTACGTGTTTTAGGTAAAGCCTCCGTAAAGCGAATTTCATCCGGCCTCGCCAATGCACCAATTTGTTTTGTAACATGGGTTCTGAGTTCCTCATTTAGTTCTTTACTATGTGGAATGCCCTGTTTCAGTGTAACAAACGCAACAATAGCTTGACCCTTCAGTTCATCCGGCCGTCCCAGAACAGCCGCTTCAGCCACATTCGGATGATGTACTAAAGCGCTTTCAATTTCAGCAGTTCCAAGCCTATGTCCGGCAACATTGATTACGTCGTCTACACGTCCCATCAGCCAAAAATATCCATCTTTATCGCGCCTGGCCGAATCGCCTGTAAAATAACAATGGTCGATATCGCTCCAATACTGTTTTTTGTACCTTTCATTGTCGCCAAAAATTGTTCTAAGCATTGATGGCCATGGTTTTCGCACAACTAAATAGCCACCCTGATCCATACCTACCGATTTACCATCTTTATCTACAACGTCTGCATGGATACCAGGAAATGGGAGCGTGGCTGTACCAGGCTTAGTTGGCACTGCTCCCGGCATAGGAGTAATCATTATTGCTCCTGTTTCGGTCTGCCACCATGTATCGACTATCGGACAACGTTCTTTTCCAATGATTTTATGATACCACATCCACGCTTCAGGATTAATCGGTTCGCCTACGGTTCCCAAAAGCCTGAGCGAACTTAAATCATGTCGCAATGGCCACTGTTCGCCCCATTTCATAAACGCACGAATAGCGGTTGGAGCGGTATAAAAGACATTTACTTTATATCGGTCTATAATTGACCAAAAACGATCCGGTTCGGGATAATTTGGAGCGCCTTCGTACATAACGGTGGTCGCCCCATTAGCCAGCGGACCATAAACAATGTAGCTATGTCCGGTGACCCAGCCGATATCAGCCGTACACCAATACGTATCCTCTTCCTTCAGATCGAAGACCCATTTGGAGGTAATATAAGTACCTGTCAAATATCCGCCTGTCGTATGAAGTATTCCTTTAGGTTTACCAGTTGAACCGCTGGTATACAAGATAAATAATGGGTGTTCAGAGTCTAATTTTTCAGGTTCATTTTTCTCACTTACGCCGGCCATACGTTCATGCCACCAATGGTCCCGACCGCCATGCATGACGATATTATCCCCAATCCGGCGGTAAACAACAACGTTCTCAACTGTTGGACAAGCATTGTTCTCCAATGCAGTATCGACGTTGGCCTTGAGGGGAATTACCATTCCCCGGCGATAGCTCCCGTCAGCCGTTATAATTAATTTTGCTTTGGAATCGTTAACCCGGTCCCGGATCGCATCTGAACTAAAACCGCCGAAAATGACACTGTGCGTCGCACCAATGCGGGCACATCCCAGCATTGCTACAACTAATTCTGGGACCATCGGCATATAAAGTACGACCCGATCCCCTTTTTCAATTCCAAAGCTTTTGAGAACATTAGCAAATTTACAAACACGTCGGTGTAGGTCTTGATAAGTCAATATGCGTGTTTCACCAAATTTCCCATCCACAGCCGGTTCGCCTTCCCAAATAATTGCGGCTTTGTTTTTACGCCATGACATTAAATGCCGGTCCACGCAATTATAGGAGATATTAATCTGACCTCCGACGAACCATTTAGCAAACGGTTCTTTCCAATCCAGTACTTTTTTCCAAGGTTTAAACCAATGCAATTCTTTGGCAATTTTCGTCCAAAACTTCTCAGGGTTTTTGATCGACTCTTTATAAATTTTCTGATACTCTCCCATCGATTTAATATGAGCGGATTTGCTGAATTGATTTGATGGCTTAAAAACGCGATTTTCTTTTAGAACCGATTCAATATTTTGTGTTTTGGATTTTTTTGACGGCTTAGGCATAATCAACTCCTGTAAAAGATGGACTGATCGATATGAAATAGATTGGCAAAAAAGGAAGATACAAAAAATCTATGGGAAGAGGCCACGAATAGCAATAAAAAAATAGATCTCTAAATAAAGAAAAGGCGGCTCACTTTAAAGAGCCGCCTTTTTCTTACGCAACCGATCTTACTTGATCAGGACTTCGATAAAAAACCAATTTATCATCCGTAAAATCAATTATAATCATATCGTTCTTGCTAAATTTTCCTTCAAGAATCATGGTTGATAAACGATTGATAATCTCTTTTTGCATAAGCCGTTTTAAGGGACGTGCACCAAACACCGGATCATAGCCGTGTTCAGCCAGATAAAGCGACGCCTTCTCGTTCAAATGAATTTCCATTTCCTGTCGTTTAAGCAATTCCTGAACATGCTGGAATTGAATCCGAACGATTTGTTGGATATGCGATTTAGACAACGGATGAAATACCATGATATCGTCAATGCGATTAAGAAATTCGGGCCGCATCTTCTGACGAAGAAGTTTTAGCATCTGCTCTTTTATTTCATCATAGATGCTGTCGCGATTCGAATCGCTCGCACGTTGCATCTGTTCCATTATAAACTGTGCGCCAAGATTGGATGTCATGATAATAATGGTGTTTTTAAAATTCACTGTATGTCCCTTATTATCCGTCAGCCGTCCGTCGTCGAGCACTTGCAACAGTACATTGAATACCTCGGGGTGTGCTTTTTCAATTTCATCCAGCAGTATCACTGAATAAGGGCGACGGCGTATGGCTTCGGTCAATTGTCCTCCTTCATCGTATCCGACGTATCCCGGAGGCGCGCCAATTAATCTTGAAACCGAATGCTGTTCCATATACTCCGACATATCAATACGCACCAGAGCATTTTCATCATCAAAAAGAAATTCCGCCAACGCTTTGGCCAATTCGGTCTTTCCAACACCGGTCGAACCCAGAAAGATAAACGAACCAATGGGCCGTTTTTCATCCGATAAGCCTGCGCGCGAACGAAGAATAGCCTCAGAAACCGATTGAATCGCATCATCCTGCCCAATGACACGATCTTTAAGCCGATCACTGATTTTAAGAATTTTTTCTTTTTCGCTTTCCAACATTTTGGTAACCGGTACGCCTGTCCATTTTGCTACAATTTCGGCGATGTCCTCTTCTCCAACCTCTTCTTTGAGCATACGTGTATGTTTTTGCGCTTCATCAAGCTTTTTGCGCTCGGTTTCTAATTTTTTCGCCAGTTCATTCATTTTCCCGTATTTCAATTCAGCAGCACGATTTAAATCACCGTCACGCTCCGCTTGCTCAACCATCGCCTTAGTTTGTTCGATTTCTTCCTTTTGTTTCCTGATGGACTCGATGATGCGTTTTTCCATTTCCCAATGCGCACGGAGCCCGGTACGACGTTCTTTTAAATCGGCCAGCTCTTTGTTCAATTCGGCCAAGCGCTTTTTAGAAGCTTCATCATTTTCTTTTTTAAGCGCCAGTTGTTCGATTTCAAGCTGTTTGATTTTACGTTCAACTTCATCCAGTTCTTCGGGCATTGAATTAATTTCAATACGCAATTTCGAAGCCGCCTCGTCTACAAGATCGATCGCTTTATCCGGAAGAAACCGGTCAGCAATGTACCTGTGCGACAACACGGCGGCTGAGACTATAGCGCTATCCTGGATTCGAACGCCGTGGTGAACTTCGTATTTCTCTTTGAGTCCGCGTAAAATCGAAAT
Coding sequences within it:
- the clpB gene encoding ATP-dependent chaperone ClpB, encoding MTIDKLTVKSQEAFAKAQQLAIEYGQTQIEVEHLMKALIEDSDGTIPALFKKLGVAVELVSSLTQKMIDKLPKVSGDTGQVYVSARLNRLLNESAKEASKLKDEYVSTEHLFIVISEESSELGKTLRGMGVSRDTIYRALKDIRGSQRVTDQNPEVKYQALSKYGRNLNELARQNKLDPVIGRDEEIRRVLQVLSRRTKNNPVLIGESGVGKTAIAEGIAHRIIAGDVPENLKTKKIIALDMGSLIAGAKFRGEFEDRLKAVLREVTESDGEIILFIDELHTLVGAGAAEGAVDAANMLKPALARGELRAIGATTLDEYRKHIEKDPALERRFQPVLVEEPSVEDTISILRGLKEKYEVHHGVRIQDSAIVSAAVLSHRYIADRFLPDKAIDLVDEAASKLRIEINSMPEELDEVERKIKQLEIEQLALKKENDEASKKRLAELNKELADLKERRTGLRAHWEMEKRIIESIRKQKEEIEQTKAMVEQAERDGDLNRAAELKYGKMNELAKKLETERKKLDEAQKHTRMLKEEVGEEDIAEIVAKWTGVPVTKMLESEKEKILKISDRLKDRVIGQDDAIQSVSEAILRSRAGLSDEKRPIGSFIFLGSTGVGKTELAKALAEFLFDDENALVRIDMSEYMEQHSVSRLIGAPPGYVGYDEGGQLTEAIRRRPYSVILLDEIEKAHPEVFNVLLQVLDDGRLTDNKGHTVNFKNTIIIMTSNLGAQFIMEQMQRASDSNRDSIYDEIKEQMLKLLRQKMRPEFLNRIDDIMVFHPLSKSHIQQIVRIQFQHVQELLKRQEMEIHLNEKASLYLAEHGYDPVFGARPLKRLMQKEIINRLSTMILEGKFSKNDMIIIDFTDDKLVFYRSPDQVRSVA
- the acs gene encoding acetate--CoA ligase, which gives rise to MPKPSKKSKTQNIESVLKENRVFKPSNQFSKSAHIKSMGEYQKIYKESIKNPEKFWTKIAKELHWFKPWKKVLDWKEPFAKWFVGGQINISYNCVDRHLMSWRKNKAAIIWEGEPAVDGKFGETRILTYQDLHRRVCKFANVLKSFGIEKGDRVVLYMPMVPELVVAMLGCARIGATHSVIFGGFSSDAIRDRVNDSKAKLIITADGSYRRGMVIPLKANVDTALENNACPTVENVVVYRRIGDNIVMHGGRDHWWHERMAGVSEKNEPEKLDSEHPLFILYTSGSTGKPKGILHTTGGYLTGTYITSKWVFDLKEEDTYWCTADIGWVTGHSYIVYGPLANGATTVMYEGAPNYPEPDRFWSIIDRYKVNVFYTAPTAIRAFMKWGEQWPLRHDLSSLRLLGTVGEPINPEAWMWYHKIIGKERCPIVDTWWQTETGAIMITPMPGAVPTKPGTATLPFPGIHADVVDKDGKSVGMDQGGYLVVRKPWPSMLRTIFGDNERYKKQYWSDIDHCYFTGDSARRDKDGYFWLMGRVDDVINVAGHRLGTAEIESALVHHPNVAEAAVLGRPDELKGQAIVAFVTLKQGIPHSKELNEELRTHVTKQIGALARPDEIRFTEALPKTRSGKIMRRLLREIASGSTTVGDTTTLEDYSVLEKLRMDNEE